The following is a genomic window from Calditrichota bacterium.
TCTGCCTGGGGCACCAGTTGCTGGCTCTGGCAACCGGTGGACGCACTTACAAGATGAAGTTCGGTCATCGCGGAATCAATCATCCCTGCGCCCCCGATGCCACCGGCCGGGTGCTGGTCACAGTCCACAACCACGGCTTTGCAGTCGATGGCGAACGACTGCCGAAAGGAGCGGTGGTCACGTTGCGCAGTTTGAACGACAACACCATCGAAGGACTCGACTACCCCGAACTTAACGCCTTCTCGGTGCAGTTCCATCCCGAAGCCTCGCCCGGTCCGCACGATGCGAGCGATCTATTTCTGGAGTTTCGGCGCCGGATGGGGGGTTAGTCGAGGTCGAGGACAACGCGGAGGCTCTCGGCGAGTTCTTCCATCCTGTCCCGTGATACTGACCCGATATATCGTTTGATACGACTTTTATCGATGCTTCGAATCTGCATCGTCAGCACTACGCTGTCTTCTTGCAATCCTCCCACACCTGCGGGAAAGATCACGGGGCCAAAGCGATAGTGTCCCCGGAATTTGGTCGTTAGTGGGCAGATTATTACAATGGGCAGTGTCTGATTGATCTGGTCGGATGAGACGATAAGGCAGGGGCGCGCCTCGCCTCGCTGTTCGCTTCCTTCAACCGGTTCCAGATTGGCGACGACGATGTCACCACGGAGATATGCCTTCACTCCGGCCAGTTTTCTACTTCTGTATGGCGCCATTCGTGCTGAACTTCGGCGACGACGTCGGCATACGCGATGCAGGCTTTTCGCAGTTCCTCGTGTCGTAAGCGGCGCTGTTCGGTTTTGACGTAGTCCGTCAGGAGTTTCCGTCCCACCTCTGCGATCTTCATCTTGTTAGCCGATAGAATATCGCTAAGTTGAGTACTTAGTTCGTCCGAGATCGGGATCACCAGACGACGGGAGTTTGATGCTGACATAATACTATCTTTCTTGCACAGAAACATGCACACAATAAAGATACGTAAGTTTTGTATAGATTGCAACCTCAGCAGCAATTTGGTCAAGAGAATACGTTCTGCTGTGATTCAATGCCACCGTTACGAGTCTTTAATCATTATTAACATTAACATTAACAATTTCATTTCATCTTGCCCGCCCGCACCGACATATCGTCCATCCTGATCGTCGGCTCCGGGCCGATCATCATCGGCCAGGCGTGCGAGTTCGACTATTCCGGCACCCAAGCCGTCCGGGCGCTGAAGCGGCTCAATTACCGGGTCATTCTCGTCAATAGCAATCCGGCGACGATTATGACCGATCCGGATCTAGCCGATGCGACCTACATCGAGCCGCTCGTGCCGGAAGTGCTCGAGCGTGTCATCGCACGCGAACGTCCAGATGCGATCCTCTCGACGATGGGCGGTCAGACTGCGCTTAATCTGGCGCGCGACCTCCATCGCACAGGCGTCCTCGAACGCTATGGCGTTCAATTGATCGGCGCCGACTACGAAGCGATCGACGCCGCTGAGGATCGCGGGCGTTTTCAAGCGCTCGTCCGGTCGCTTGGACTCGACGTGCCCAAGGGTGCCATCGCAACAACCCTCGAGGAGGCCGAGCAGGCAGTTCAGACAACCGGCTTCCCGGCAATTATCCGCCCGGCTTATACGCTTGGCGGCAGTGGCGGATCGGTCGCATACAATATCGAGGAGTATCGGACGCTCGTCCAACGGGGACTTGCCGCGTCGCCGGTCGGGGAGGTGATCGTCGAGGAATCGCTCGTCGGCTGGAAGGAGTTCGAACTCGAGGTGATGCGCGACCGGACCGGTAACGCCGTCGTCGTCTGCTCGATCGAGAACTTCGACCCGCTCGGCGTTCACACCGGCGATAGTCTGACCGTCGCACCGGCTCAGACCCTCACCGACCGTGAATACCAGTTGATGCGCGACGCAGCGATATCGGTGATGCGGGCGGTCGGGGTCGAATCAGGCGGGTCGAACATCCAGTTCGGGTTGCACCCCCGGACCGGACGGATGGTGGTGATCGAGATGAATCCGCGGGTCTCGCGGTCCTCGGCACTCGCCTCGAAGGCGACCGGCTTCCCGATCGCCAAGATCGCAGCGCAACTGGCGGTTGGATTGACGCTTGGCGAGATTGCCAACGAGATCACCGGCCAAACGGTCTCGGCTTTCGAGCCGACCATCGACTACGTCGTCGTCAAAATCCCGCGTTGGGCTTTCGAGAAGTTCCCCACCGCAGATCGGACGCTCGGACCGCAAATGAAGTCTGTCGGGGAAGTGATGGCCATCGGCCGCACCTTTCCCGAAGCGCTTCAGAAAGCGCTGCGCGGCCTCGAAATAGGACGTGACGGTCTCGGCGCCGACGGGCGCGATGCGATCCTCGTCGAACACATCGAGCCGCATCTCCGACATGAGTGGCGCGACCTCTTTCTGACCAAACTGCGT
Proteins encoded in this region:
- a CDS encoding type II toxin-antitoxin system PemK/MazF family toxin yields the protein MAPYRSRKLAGVKAYLRGDIVVANLEPVEGSEQRGEARPCLIVSSDQINQTLPIVIICPLTTKFRGHYRFGPVIFPAGVGGLQEDSVVLTMQIRSIDKSRIKRYIGSVSRDRMEELAESLRVVLDLD